One region of Rhizoctonia solani chromosome 9, complete sequence genomic DNA includes:
- a CDS encoding Reverse transcriptase from mobile element jockey protein, giving the protein MYLGSKEALSCLQALGLDFELEKCKLIHFAKSGQSLKDNPPINIPRPTGVAHRVFATTTTIRWLGFFLDRRLDFKDHVKKCAIKGLSVISGLKLLANIVRGLSVAHARILFKACVLPILTYGSAIWYRGTQQNGLIEPLVKAQNVGLRWLLGAFRTSPIGALKHLASIPPMHIALARLSRNASTRLSTLPPCSEVAQRLPRKWDTHNPDRPDCLRSKTKTRVSPIVHLVGLSHPKCKNIIPYLVPPWEAPHSWGNRLKSYPPPKHLSRNSCKEFAKKLRRQITSLTTDESVVCFTNGSKRVVNGCCRVGIGFTIQHHGVEINHNSANLGPRFEVFDAEMLALALALKTAASQARRLNSHSIILFADNQAAVSLITSLDKHPGQFASIAFRKAVDKFLHEAPENRIKVCWVPGHNGIEGNKRADRLANDGGSKPPISILNQSLTWSKAQSTHQASRTWGREWASQPHSLFVTNHIRRPPSLTLARFARTYRGHRSTHARLNQIILGHGFFGEYRERFRPDDDPSCPCGQPRQTLDHVLRDCHIHTEARNFLRRVSGPMLDSILFGTQAGLEALAQFLGASNAFSLYP; this is encoded by the exons ATGTATCTTGGGTCCA AGGAAGCCTTGTCGTGCCTTCAAGCTCTAGGGCTGGACTTTGAGCTGGAAAAGTGCAAACTCATTCACTTTGCCAAATCAGGTCAGTCCCTTAAAGACAACCCACCAATCAACATACCGCGCCCAACAGGCGTTGCCCACAGGGTCTTTGCCACCACTACAACCATTCGATGGCTTGGTTTCTTCCTCGACCGGCGACTTGACTTCAAAGACCACGTCAAGAAATGCGCAATTAAAGGGCTATCCGTCATATCTGGCCTCAAGCTCTTGGCCAATATTGTCCGTGGACTTTCCGTCGCTCACGCGCGCATCCTATTCAAAGCCTGCGTACTCCCAATCCTCACATATGGTTCTGCTATCTGGTATAGAGGCACACAACAGAATGGTCTTATTGAACCCTTAGTTAAGGCCCAGAACGTTGGCCTAAGATGGCTGTTAGGTGCCTTCCGAACGTCACCCATTGGCGCCCTCAAACATCTTGCCTCAATCCCACCCATGCACATTGCCCTGGCCAGACTATCCAGGAACGCCTCCACCCGCCTCTCCACGCTTCCTCCTTGTTCGGAAGTTGCCCAACGTCTCCCCCGCAAATGGGACACTCACAACCCCGACCGCCCCGACTGCTTGAGGTCCAAAACCAAAACCCGCGTTTCACCTATTGTCCACCTAGTGGGACTTTCCCACCCCAAGTGCAAAAATATCATACCATACCTAGTACCACCCTGGGAAGCCCCTCACTCTTGGGGCAATCGTCTCAAATCCTACCCTCCACCAAAACACCTTTCCCGCAATTCCTGCAAAGAATTTGCCAAAAAACTTAGACGGCAAATCACTTCCCTCACCACCGACGAATCCGTAGTCTGCTTTACCAACGGTTCCAAACGGGTGGTCAATGGATGTTGCCGTGTAGGGATAGGGTTCACCATCCAACACCATGGCGTAGAAATCAaccataactcagccaaccTTGGGCCAAGGTTTGAAGTTTTTGATGCCGAAATGCTTGCCCTAGCCCTCGCCCTTAAAACCGCAGCCTCTCAGGCAAGAAGACTCAACTCCCACTCAATCATCCTATTCGCGGACAATCAGGCAGCCGTCTCCTTGATTACGTCTTTAGACAAACACCCAGGCCAATTCGCCTCTATCGCATTCCGCAAAGCGGTCGACAAATTCCTCCACGAAGCTCCCGAGAACCGGATAAAAGTCTGCTGGGTACCAGGCCACAACGGAATCGAAGGGAACAAACGGGCAGACCGACTTGCAAACGATGGGGGCTCTAAACCCCCAATCTCTATCCTCAACCAATCGCTCACATGGTCCAAAGCCCAATCCACCCACCAGGCGAGCCGTACCTGGGGTCGCGAATGGGCGTCTCAACCACACTCGCTATTTGTCACCAACCATATCCGACGTCCCCCATCCCTCACGCTCGCTCGATTTGCTAGGACATACCGCGGGCACAGATCGACTCATGCACGCCTCAACCAGATCATTTTGGGCCACGGCTTCTTTGGCGAATACCGCGAGCGATTCCGCCCTGACGATGACCCGAGCTGCCCCTGCGGCCAGCCCCGGCAAACTCTCGATCATGTCCTTCGCGACTGCCATATACACACTGAGGCTCGCAATTTCCTCCGGAGGGTGTCCGGGCCGATGCTTGACTCTATTCTTTTCGGTACTCAAGCTGGCCTTGAGGCACTCGCTCAATTCCTCGGCGCGTCAAACGCCTTCTCGCTCTACCCTTAG
- a CDS encoding short chain dehydrogenase, producing MTVDVTWSPEKLKQVAANAIEVYGRIDYLINNAGYVCQGAIEEVSCQETYDIFNTNVFGVLNVTRSFLPHFRQRRSGGIIIISSITSRWYHPGMTIYSATKAAVSTLGEGLKAEVEGLGIKVLTIDLGHFRTPVLERDTNLKRAAQVIMDYKPINGYLEEYIERRAGNEPNDPKLGVLRVIEIITQSGMATGREVPARILLGADGKEPFVKICQDIVKQIEEWSDVICSTSY from the exons ATGACAGTAGATGTTACTTGGTCGCCGGAAAAGCTGAAACAAGTGGCCGCAAATGCGATCGAAGTATACGGAAGAATAGACTATTTGATCAACAACGCTGG TTATGTATGCCAAGGCGCGATTGAGGAGGTGAGCTGCCAAGAGACATATGACATCTTTAATACAA ACGTGTTTGGTGTTCTCAACGTCACTCGGTCATTCCTTCCCCACTTTCGTCAGCGCCGTTCTGGTGGCATCATAATCATATCTTCTATAACATCAAGATGGTATCACCCCGGAATGACCATATATTCCGCTACGAAGGCAGCGGTATCGACGCTGGGAGAGGGGCTGAAGGCAGAAGTTGAAGGTTTAGGTATCAAGGTGCTCACGATTGATTTA GGGCATTTCCGAACTCCAGTGCTTGAACGCGATACAAACCTCAAGAGAGCTGCCCAGGTTATTATGGATTACAAGCCCATCAATGGCTATCTCGAAGAATATATAGAGAGAAGAGCAGGCAATGAGCCCAACGATCCTAAGTTAGGGGTGCTACGAGTAATCGAGATAATTACTCAAAGCGGTATGGCTACCGGTAGAGAAGTACCAGCACGTATCCTTCTGGGAGC TGATGGGAAAGAGCCATTTGTGAAGATATGTCAGGACATAGTTAAGCAGATTGAAGAGTGGAGCGACGTTATTTGTTCAACTAGCTATTGA